Proteins found in one Litorihabitans aurantiacus genomic segment:
- a CDS encoding alpha/beta fold hydrolase translates to MLTSILGETALSSEPDVVDEHRRRLAAAPPAGIAWAQRAMAARSSRFEALEDLEVPGLVVRGGEDALSSQDDAEAMATAIRANGGDAELVMIPNAGHMTATEDPSATAEVLAAFWRRCTR, encoded by the coding sequence ATGCTCACCAGCATCCTCGGCGAGACGGCGCTGAGCAGCGAGCCCGACGTCGTGGACGAGCACCGCCGCCGGCTCGCCGCGGCGCCGCCCGCCGGGATCGCGTGGGCGCAGCGCGCGATGGCCGCGCGGTCGAGCCGGTTCGAGGCGCTCGAGGACCTCGAGGTCCCCGGACTCGTCGTCCGCGGCGGCGAGGACGCCCTGTCCAGCCAGGACGACGCCGAGGCGATGGCCACCGCGATCCGGGCGAACGGCGGCGACGCCGAGCTCGTGATGATCCCGAACGCCGGCCACATGACCGCCACCGAGGACCCGAGCGCGACGGCGGAGGTGCTCGCCGCGTTCTGGCGGCGCTGCACCCGCTGA
- a CDS encoding ABC-F family ATP-binding cassette domain-containing protein: MGHIDLSQITYSLPDGRPLLGGVDLRVGEGHRMALVGPNGSGKTTLSRILAGDLLPDDGAVVRTGGLGIMRQFIGSVRDETTVRELLIGVAPERVRVAGQALLAAEDRMLTVDDEPAQMAYAQGLADWADAGGYEQETVWDMCTSAAMSLPFDRAEHRRVSTLSGGEQKRLVLEALLRGPDEVLLLDEPDNYLDVPGKRWLERALRECGKTVLLISHDRELLDQVATRVATLEPGAAGATLWVHPGPFATYAQAREDRNARLEELRRRWDEEHAKLKALVLMYRTKASVMDTMAAKLQAAETRLARFEKAGPPEAVPDVQQVSMRLRGGRTAKRAVVVEGLELTGLAGAFDAELWFGERIGILGANGTGKSHFLRLLAAGGSDPDVEHRPVGDVRPEPVAHTGVVRLGSRVRPGWFAQTHAHPELMARTLLEILHRGDEHRAGMAREQASRTLDRYGLARSAEQTFGSLSGGQQARFQILLLELSGATLLLLDEPTDNLDLASAEALEAGLDAFEGTVVAVTHDRWFARGLDRFLVFDGAGAVSASDAPVWDVARAAR; the protein is encoded by the coding sequence GTGGGCCACATCGACCTCAGCCAGATCACCTACTCCCTCCCCGACGGCCGTCCGCTGCTCGGCGGCGTCGACCTGCGCGTGGGGGAGGGCCACCGGATGGCGCTGGTGGGCCCGAACGGCTCGGGCAAGACGACGCTCTCGCGCATCCTCGCGGGCGACCTGCTCCCGGACGACGGCGCCGTCGTGCGCACCGGCGGTCTCGGCATCATGCGTCAGTTCATCGGCTCCGTCCGCGACGAGACCACCGTGCGCGAGCTGCTGATCGGCGTGGCCCCGGAGCGCGTGCGCGTCGCGGGACAGGCGCTGCTGGCGGCCGAGGACCGCATGCTCACGGTCGACGACGAGCCCGCGCAGATGGCGTACGCCCAGGGGCTCGCGGACTGGGCGGACGCGGGCGGCTACGAGCAGGAGACCGTCTGGGACATGTGCACCAGTGCGGCGATGTCGCTGCCGTTCGACCGGGCCGAGCACCGCCGGGTCTCGACGCTCTCGGGCGGCGAGCAGAAGCGGCTGGTGCTCGAGGCGCTCCTGCGCGGTCCGGACGAGGTGCTCCTCCTGGACGAGCCGGACAACTACCTCGACGTGCCGGGCAAGCGGTGGCTCGAGCGCGCGCTGCGCGAGTGCGGCAAGACCGTCCTGCTCATCAGCCACGACCGCGAGCTGCTGGACCAGGTCGCCACGCGCGTCGCCACCCTCGAGCCGGGTGCGGCCGGCGCGACCCTCTGGGTGCACCCCGGACCGTTCGCCACGTACGCGCAGGCGCGCGAGGACCGCAACGCGCGGCTGGAGGAGCTGCGGCGCCGCTGGGACGAGGAGCACGCCAAGCTCAAGGCGCTGGTGCTGATGTACCGCACCAAGGCGTCGGTCATGGACACGATGGCGGCCAAGCTCCAGGCGGCCGAGACCCGCCTGGCACGGTTCGAGAAGGCGGGCCCGCCCGAGGCGGTGCCTGACGTGCAGCAGGTGAGCATGCGCCTGCGCGGGGGCCGGACGGCGAAGCGCGCCGTCGTCGTCGAGGGCCTGGAGCTCACCGGCCTGGCCGGGGCGTTCGACGCCGAGCTCTGGTTCGGCGAGCGCATCGGCATCCTGGGGGCGAACGGCACGGGCAAGAGTCACTTCCTACGGCTGCTGGCTGCGGGCGGCTCCGACCCCGACGTCGAGCACCGCCCCGTGGGGGACGTGCGGCCCGAACCCGTGGCGCACACCGGCGTCGTGCGACTGGGATCCCGCGTCCGTCCGGGCTGGTTCGCCCAGACGCATGCCCACCCCGAGCTGATGGCGCGCACGCTGCTGGAGATCCTGCACCGCGGCGACGAGCACCGGGCCGGGATGGCGCGCGAGCAGGCCTCCCGCACGCTCGACCGCTACGGCCTCGCGCGCTCGGCCGAGCAGACGTTCGGTTCGCTCTCTGGCGGCCAGCAGGCGCGGTTCCAGATCCTCCTGCTCGAGCTCTCGGGCGCCACGCTGCTCCTGCTCGACGAGCCGACCGACAACCTCGACCTCGCCTCCGCCGAGGCCCTCGAGGCGGGGCTCGACGCGTTCGAGGGCACCGTCGTCGCCGTCACGCACGACCGCTGGTTCGCGCGTGGCCTTGACCGCTTCCTCGTGTTCGACGGCGCGGGTGCCGTCAGCGCCAGCGACGCCCCGGTCTGGGACGTCGCCCGCGCCGCGCGCTGA
- a CDS encoding DivIVA domain-containing protein codes for MTDEHTAFPVVLRGYDRAQVDQHVNDLVRALNEARRQVESSDAESLRLSGQLSETQRALSETEAPTYAGLGSRIEQLLRSAEEQSTDVVTQATTKAGVITSRAEADATQLLDRAEREAADQLAAARSEAEHTTTSAATEADSVRSSAALTAGELVSSAEREARGIRGALETEVAERRATLERDLAARESLVLRETTELRVAAETEAREIVATATAAARTARADAEAYATTTRDSARAEADALLAQARGTAEQTLAQAQEQADELLEAAARAKADGDLDVARRREAAETENGEIHAAAKAAADQLVTDAEGRVADAEERVVDALARAEQITSSSEASARDTLASARDRATRIVEDAVDQADRTTSSASEEADRRLGSVRDEVADLERQREAISTYLDELRGLLGSSSVPDASLIAKADEAAAALEKSTSEGDEDAEVSAQETGTAEDGEQAGDATETLPAVVDEGDTEESDAEESDAEQSDTDAEESSDHADATASR; via the coding sequence ATGACCGACGAGCACACCGCCTTCCCCGTCGTCCTGCGGGGCTACGACCGCGCGCAGGTGGACCAGCACGTGAACGACCTCGTGCGCGCCCTGAACGAGGCGCGGCGGCAGGTCGAGAGCTCGGACGCGGAGTCGCTGCGCCTGTCCGGCCAGCTGTCGGAGACGCAGCGCGCGCTGAGCGAGACCGAGGCCCCGACCTACGCCGGTCTCGGCTCCCGGATCGAGCAGCTCCTGCGCTCGGCGGAGGAGCAGAGCACCGACGTCGTGACCCAGGCGACAACCAAGGCGGGTGTCATCACCTCGCGCGCCGAGGCCGACGCGACGCAGCTGCTGGACCGTGCCGAGCGCGAGGCGGCCGACCAGCTCGCCGCCGCCCGGTCCGAGGCCGAGCACACCACGACCTCGGCCGCGACCGAGGCCGACAGCGTGCGCAGCAGCGCCGCCCTGACCGCCGGTGAGCTCGTCTCCTCGGCCGAGCGCGAGGCGCGCGGGATCCGCGGTGCGCTCGAGACGGAGGTCGCCGAGCGGCGCGCCACGCTCGAGCGCGACCTCGCGGCGCGCGAGTCACTCGTGCTGCGCGAGACGACCGAGCTGCGCGTGGCCGCCGAGACCGAGGCGCGCGAGATCGTCGCGACGGCGACGGCGGCGGCCCGCACCGCCCGCGCCGACGCCGAGGCGTACGCCACCACGACGCGCGACTCGGCCCGCGCCGAGGCCGACGCGCTGCTCGCCCAGGCGCGCGGCACCGCCGAGCAGACGCTCGCGCAGGCCCAGGAGCAGGCCGACGAGCTGCTCGAGGCGGCCGCCCGCGCCAAGGCGGACGGCGATCTCGACGTCGCGCGCCGCCGCGAGGCCGCCGAGACGGAGAACGGCGAGATCCACGCCGCCGCGAAGGCCGCCGCGGACCAGCTGGTGACCGACGCCGAGGGGCGTGTGGCCGACGCCGAGGAGCGGGTCGTCGACGCGCTCGCGCGCGCCGAGCAGATCACCTCCTCCTCCGAGGCGAGCGCGCGCGACACCCTCGCGAGCGCCCGGGACCGGGCGACGCGCATCGTCGAGGACGCCGTCGACCAGGCGGACCGCACCACGAGCTCCGCGAGCGAGGAGGCCGACCGCCGGCTCGGCTCGGTGCGGGACGAGGTCGCCGACCTCGAGCGTCAGCGCGAGGCGATCTCCACCTACCTCGACGAGCTGCGCGGGCTGCTCGGGTCCAGCAGCGTGCCGGACGCGAGCCTCATCGCCAAGGCTGACGAGGCGGCGGCGGCGCTCGAGAAGTCGACCAGCGAGGGTGACGAGGACGCCGAGGTCTCGGCGCAGGAGACGGGCACGGCCGAGGACGGCGAGCAGGCCGGCGACGCGACCGAGACGCTCCCCGCCGTCGTCGACGAGGGTGACACCGAGGAGTCCGACGCCGAGGAGTCCGACGCCGAGCAGTCCGACACCGACGCCGAGGAGTCCTCCGACCACGCCGACGCCACCGCGTCGCGCTGA
- a CDS encoding alpha/beta fold hydrolase — protein sequence MTEQTPQEPRVQIPLVLLHGFPFDASMWDEVVEDLVDDGVPTIALDAPGFGQSEVPDGEPSLELAADAVAATLDELGVDRAVVAGLSMGGYIALALAARHASRLAGLALLDTKASADSEDARANRLRVADAAEGRPARAPSPRCSPASSARRR from the coding sequence GTGACCGAGCAGACACCCCAGGAGCCGCGGGTGCAGATCCCGCTCGTGCTGCTGCACGGCTTCCCGTTCGACGCGAGCATGTGGGACGAGGTCGTGGAGGACCTGGTCGACGACGGCGTGCCCACCATCGCACTCGACGCGCCCGGCTTCGGGCAGTCCGAGGTGCCCGACGGCGAGCCCAGCCTCGAGCTGGCCGCCGACGCGGTCGCGGCGACGCTGGACGAGCTCGGGGTGGATCGCGCCGTCGTCGCCGGGCTGTCGATGGGCGGCTACATCGCGCTGGCGCTCGCCGCGCGCCACGCGTCGCGCCTGGCCGGGCTCGCACTGCTGGACACCAAGGCGTCGGCGGACTCCGAGGACGCCCGGGCCAACCGGCTGCGCGTCGCGGACGCCGCCGAGGGGAGGCCGGCGCGGGCGCCGTCGCCCCGATGCTCACCAGCATCCTCGGCGAGACGGCGCTGA
- a CDS encoding alpha/beta hydrolase, protein MSTTIGPLSILPAAREDIELHTADGLTLVGEVARPAGATPAATLLTLHPLPTHGGYMDSHVYRKAAWRLPALADVAVVRFNTRGTSSPRGTSEGEFDGGDAERFDVAALLEYGEFHDLPRRWLVGWSFGTELVLKHGADPSIEGAILLSPPLHRATDADLDAWAAFGKPLVVLVPEHDDYLQPDAARERFARIPQARVIAGEGMKHLWVGETAVRWVLEQVLAVVNPAALPLPSEWDGPVTTAPKE, encoded by the coding sequence ATGAGCACCACGATCGGACCGCTGAGCATCCTGCCCGCCGCGCGCGAGGACATCGAGCTCCACACCGCCGACGGCCTGACTCTCGTGGGGGAGGTGGCGCGGCCCGCGGGGGCGACGCCCGCGGCGACGCTCCTGACGCTGCACCCGCTGCCGACGCACGGCGGCTACATGGACAGCCATGTGTACCGCAAGGCCGCGTGGCGGCTGCCAGCGCTGGCGGACGTCGCCGTCGTGCGCTTCAACACGCGCGGCACCTCGAGCCCGCGCGGCACGAGCGAGGGCGAGTTCGACGGCGGTGACGCCGAACGCTTCGACGTCGCCGCGCTGCTGGAGTACGGCGAGTTCCACGACCTCCCGCGGCGCTGGCTGGTGGGTTGGTCGTTCGGGACCGAGCTGGTGCTCAAGCACGGCGCCGACCCGAGCATCGAGGGCGCGATCCTGCTGTCCCCGCCGCTGCACCGCGCGACCGACGCCGACCTCGACGCGTGGGCCGCGTTCGGCAAGCCGCTGGTCGTGTTGGTCCCCGAGCACGACGACTACCTGCAGCCCGACGCCGCGCGCGAACGGTTCGCGCGCATCCCGCAGGCGCGCGTGATCGCGGGCGAGGGCATGAAGCACCTCTGGGTGGGGGAGACCGCGGTCCGCTGGGTGCTCGAGCAGGTCCTCGCCGTCGTCAACCCCGCGGCGCTGCCGCTGCCGAGCGAATGGGACGGGCCCGTGACCACCGCACCGAAGGAGTGA